Genomic segment of uncultured Fibrobacter sp.:
CGGTTACGCCGGAGACGACTTTTTCGTCGGTTGTTGTGGCAATGAGTTCTAGACGCTTGATTGCCATAAATGCAATCCATGCATGAGAGTATTTTTTCATGCGTAATCTCCTTGTTTGCTTGTAAATATAAATAATAATGTACAATGTATTACATTGTGTATTAGGTGAATTACGAAAGAAACACGCCTAGAGGTAGCCGTTGAATTTTGATGGATAGCTGTTTTTTTATATTTGGCAATATGCTGACGATTAATGGACAGAGTGTCGATGCGGCGGGGAAGACCGTCGCCGAATACCTTGCGGAAGCGGGGTACAATACCGTGCGCATTGCCGTGGAGCGGAACGAAGAAATTGTTCCGAAGGCGAAGTATGCCGAGACGGTGCTCGCCGATGGCGACGTGGTCGAGGTCGTGAACTTTGTAGGTGGCGGGTGATGGAAACTCGCGTGCCGACTCGCGAAGAAATGTTTGCCGCGCTCGAGAAGCGGCAGGGTGCCGATGCCGTGCGCAAGTTGCAGGCGACGATCGTTGCTGTATGCGGGCTGGGCGGGCTCGGCTCGAATATCGCGATTTCTTTGGCGCGTGCCGGTGTAGGGAAACTTATTCTCGTGGATTTTGACTGTGTCGACGTGACGAACCTGCACCGTCAGCAATACAAGGCGTGTCAGGTTGGCCTCCCCAAACCCGAAGCTCTGCTTGCGAACTTGAAAGAGATTGCCCCGTACACGGAATACGAAACGCATTTTGAGAAGGTGACTGCCGAGAATGTGGCAACGCTCCTTGCAAATGCCGATGTGGTTTGCGAGGCGTTCGATAATGCCGAGGCGAAGGCGATGCTTGTGAATGCGGTCCTCGAGACGATGCCGGACAAGTTCCTGGTGGCGGCTTCCGGGATGGCGGGCTTTGACGGCGGGAATACCATCCGTACCCGTAAGATTACGGACAAATTTTACCTCTGCGGCGACGGGGTGAGCGATGTCGCCGACGGAATCGGGCTGGTAGCTCCGCGAGTGATGCTTTGTGCCGCGCACCAGGCCCTTACGGCGGTTCGGCTGATTCTTGGCATGGATTAGATAGCCCCGGGGCGGCTTGCTTAAAATAATCTTCCATCTTTCTTATGCGGGTTTGAAAGTCCTTTTTCCGAGTTGACCGGATTGTTAACAATTTTTATCTTTGGCTACGAAATTATTACAGTAAAGGAGTTCTTTACACTATGTGGAATGAAAAGCATATGACGAAACTGGAAGGTCTCCTGGCTCAAGCCCAGGCGGCCGGTGGTGCGGCACGTGTCGATAAGCAGCACCAGTCCGGTAAGTTTACTGCACGTGAGCGCATGGAAATGCTGTTTGATGCAGGCACCTTTGTGGAAATTGGCGCTCTCCGCAAGTCCAGCAACCGCGTCCTTAAAGAAAGCAAGGTGATTTTGGGCGACGGTGTCGTGACGGGTTATGGCAAGGTGAATGGCCGCCTTGTTTTTGCTTCTTCTCAAGATTTTACCGTGGGTGGCGGTGCCTTGGGCCAGTGCCACGCCGAAAAGATTTGCCGCGTTTTGGATATGGCTGTCGAGGCTGGTGCCCCGTTTGTCGCGCTGAACGATAGTGGTGGAGCCCGCATTGACGAAGGCGTGTTCTCGCTCGCCGGTTATAGCGCCATCATGGCCCGCAACGTGTGGGCTTCGGGCGTGATTCCCCAGATTGCCGTGATTATGGGCCCCTGCGCTGGCGGTGCCTGCTATTCTCCGGCTCTGAGCGACTTTATCTTCATGACCAAGCAGACGAGCCAGATGTTCTTGACCGGCCCGGCTGTGGTGAAGCAGGTGATGGGCGAAAACATTACCGCTGCCGAACTGGGTGGCGCTCCGGTGCATACCTCCAAGTCTGGCGTGGCGCACTTCATGTACGACGACGACAAGTCCTGCCTCGAAGGCGTGCGCAAGTTGTTGAGCTATTTGCCGCAGAGCAACCGCAAGGGAACTGCCGAATGCAACTGCAAGCTTGCCGAAGCCGCCAAGAATGATGAAGCGGGCTTCTTCAAGAAGTTGTTCTCCAAGTCTGAATCGAACGATGTGGCTGCTTCGTTCGACAACAGCGCAACGATCCAGGACATTGTTCCGGATAACTACAAGCAGGCCTACGACGTGAAGTCGGTGATTGCCGCCTTTGCCGATGTCGACAGTTTCTTCGAAGTGCAGAGCGACTGGGGCAAGAACGTGGTGATTGGCTTTGCTCGCCTGGACGGTGAAGTTGTTGGTATTGTTGCGAACCAGCCCAAGGTGCTCGCGGGTTCCTTGGATGTGGATGGTTCCGACAAGGCTGGCCGTTTCGTGCGCTTCTGCGACGCGTTCAACATTCCGCTTCTCGCGCTTGTTGACGTTCCGGGGTACATGCCGGGTTCCAAGCAGGAATACTCGGGCATTATCCGCCACGGTGCAAAGCTCCTGTATGCCTTTGCCGAAGCGACCGTGCCGAAGGTGACGCTCATTCTGCGCAAGGCCTTCGGTGGTGCCTACATCGCCATGAACAGCAAGGACGTGGGTGCCGACTACGTGTTCGCCCTCCCGATTGCCCAGGTGGCCGTGATGGGTGCCGAAGGTGCCGTGGAAATCATCAACAAGAAGGAAATCGCTGCGGCTCCGGATCCGGTGGCTGCCCGTGCTCAGTGCATTGCCAAGTACGAAGAAGAACTGATGAACCCCTACGTGGCCGCCTCCATGGGCGTGGTCGACGAGGTCGTCCGTCCTGCCGACGTGCGCAAGCGCCTGGTGACTGCTTTTGACGCCTTGAAGACCAAGGAACAGAAGAGACACTGGAAAAAGCACGCCAACATCCCGCTGTAATAGCGAAGACGGTGTTTTGCAAAACTCTCGGCCGCGTTGGCTGGGAGTTTTTTTGTAGAGACTAGAGGCTAGGGGCTAGAGGCTAGTGAATAAGAATCACGCACTTCGTGCGTCAATATAAGACGGCGAAGCCGTGATATTTTTCCCTAACCCCTAGATCCTAGCCCCTAACCCCTAATCACTAATTCTATATTTACCCCCGAAAAAACATTACGAAGGCTTTATGGACGACAAATTGGTTATCGGCGGGCATGAATTTACGTCCCGCTTTATCCTGGGCTCGGGAAAATACTCCCTCAAGTTGATTGAAGCTGCGGTGCGCGATGCGGGGGCACAGATTGTGACCCTGGCGGTGCGCCGTGCGAATACGAAGGACCACGAGAATATCCTTGACTACATTCCGAAGGGTGTGACGCTGTTGCCGAATACGTCCGGCGCCCGCACCGCCGATGAGGCGGTCCGCATCGCGCGCCTTTCCCGCGAACTCGGCTGCGGTGATTTCGTCAAGATCGAAATCATGCGCGACACGAAGTACCTTTTGCCCGATAACTACGAGACCATCAAGGCGACCGAAACCCTCGCGAAGGAGGGTTTCGTGGTGATGCCGTACATGTACCCGGATCTGAACGTGGCGCGCGACCTCGCTAACGCGGGTGCCGCAGCCGTGATGCCGCTTGCAGCCCCCATCGGGAGCAACAAGGGCCTTTCCACGCGCGAGTTCATCCAGATCCTCATCGACGAAATCGACTTGCCAATCATCGTGGATGCGGGTATCGGCAAACCGTCCGAAGCCTGTGCCGCTATGGAAATGGGTGCCGCCGCTATCATGGCGAACACGGCGCTTGCGACTGCTGGCGACTTGCCGATGATGGCCCAGAGTTTCAAGCTTGCTATCGAGGCGGGTCGCAAGGCCTACCTCGCAGGCCTTGGGCGCGTTCTCACGCGCGGGGCTTCCGCCTCCGACCCGCTCACGGGATTCTTGAGAGATTAGGAACGAGATTCGACATAAGGTCACTGAGCTGGTTGGTGAGCTTGTCGAACTAGCCGAAGTGCTTTGTCGAAGGATCTAATAAAATGAATTCAGAAAGAAAAGACAACAATTACCTGTTCGATTCCGGAAACCTTTCGGAAGGCGCTCTCGCCAAGAAGCACCGCATAGAGACGGACCCGAGCGCCCGCACGAACATCATGGATTACCTGCCCGGCATGGAAGTCATCCAGTCGGACATCGCCGACAAGGTCCTCTCCGAATCCGAGAACTACGATTATTCCAAGTACACCGGCAAGGACGTGAAGCGCGCCCTGGAACATGAACGCTGCACGCTCGAAGACTTCAAGGCGCTCCTTTCTCCGGCCGCGGCTCCGTACTTGGAACAGATGGCCGCGAAGGCGAAAATCGAGACGAGCAAGCACTTCGGCAACAACGTCTATTTCTTCACGCCGCTCTACATTGCGAACTACTGCGAAAATTACTGCGTCTATTGCGGGTTCAACTGCTACAACCATATCAAGCGCATGCAGCTCACGATGGAGCAGATTGAGCACGAGATGAAAATCATCGCCGACAGCGGCATGGAAGAAATCCTGATTCTCACCGGCGAAAGCCGCGCCAAAAGCAGCGTGGAATACATCGGTGAGGCCTGCAAGCTTGCGCGCAAGTATTTCCGCATGGTGGGCGTGGAAGTCTACCCGGTCAATGTCGACGAGTACCGCTACCTGCACGAATGCGGCGTGGATTACGTGACCGTCTTCCAGGAAACCTACGACAAGGTGCGTTTCGAAAAGCTCCACCTGCTCGGTCACAAGCGCGTATTCCCGTACCGCTTCGACTCGCAGGAACGCGCCCTGATGGCGGGCATGCGCGGTGTCGCGTTCTCCGCACTCCTCGGCCTCTCGGACTTCCGCCGCGATGCGCTTGCATCCGCGTTGCACGTCTACTACTTGCAAAAGAAGTATCCGCACGCCGAGATGAGTCTCAGCTGCCCGAGACTGCGCCCCATCATCAACAACGACAAGATCGACCCGCTCGACGTTCACGAGAAGGAACTCTGCCAGGTGCTCTGCGCCTATCGCATCTTCCTCCCGTTCGTGGGCATCACGGTCTCGAGCCGCGAAAGCAAGGAATTCCGCAACGGCATCGTGAAGATTGCGGCAACCAAGGTCTCTGCCGGCGTTTCGACGGGCATTGGCGACCACGAAAGCAAGTACAGCGGTCACGATGACGGGGAAGGCGGCGACGAGCAGTTTGAAATTAACGACTCTCGCAGCTTTAACGATATGTACGGCGACATTTCGGGCGAAGGTTTACAGCCCGTGCTGAACGATTACCTTTACGTGTAGGACTTACTTATGCGCAAAAATCTCGATATGACGCTTTACTTTATCACCGACAGCACTTGCGTTCCCGAAGAACGCTTCTTGCCCGTGGTGGAGGCGGCCTGCAAGGGCGGCGCGACGATTATCCAGCTGCGCGAAAAGGACAAGTCTACACGGGAGTACATGCGGCTTGCAACGGCGACGCACGAAATTACCGCCCGTTATGGAATCCCGCTGATTATCGACGACCGCGTGGACGTGGCGCTTGCCATCGGAGCGGAAGGCGTACATGTGGGGCAGAGCGACATGCCTGCGCATCTGGCTCGCAAATTGATGGGCGATGACAAAATCGTGGGTGTTACGGCCAAGACGGTGCCGCAGGCGCTCGAAGCTTACGAGCAGGGTGCTGATTACTTGGGCTGCGGTGCGATTTACCCTACGACGACTCACGTAAATACGGTCATTACCCCGGTAGAAACGCTCAAGGACGTTGTGAAGGCCGTGCCCATTCCCGTCAACGCCATCGGCGGGCTCAACAAGGACAACATCTTTGTGCTGAAGGGTTCCGGCATCGCGGGAATCTGCGTTGTCTCCGCAATTATGAAGGTGGCCGACCCCGAGACTGCTACACGCGAACTCAAGCAAGCGTTTAGGGAATTATAACCCCTAACCATCAACAACTAACTAATAAGAGACTAGAGAATAGAGGCTAGGGGCTAGAGTAGATAATCGCGGCGAAGCCGTGATATTTTTCCCTAACCCCTAGATTCTAACCTCTAGATCCTAACCCCTACTTAATTTTTACTTCCGTGCAGTTTCAACCCGATTCGGAGCGGGGCGTCTTTATTGAGATTGTTGATTCTGCAGAGCGACTCAACAGAAATATTGAACCAGTTGGCGATATCCCCGAGGGTGTCGCCTTTCTTGACCACGTAATAATTGTATTTCTTGAGTTTGTTCTGAATGTTCCGGTGGGCGATAGTGGCTTTTTTTATCGAGAACTTTTCTACGCCTTTTTTCAAGGACCAATGCGGAAAGTCGATGACGGTGGCGGGATCAATGTTGACTTCGCCATAACGGATTTCAAAGTGGAGATGCGCCGACGAGGATTTGCCTGTGCTGCCCGCCAATCCGACGATATCTCCGGGATAGACGTAATCATCGACTTTCTGCAATCTTTCGGACAAATGCCCGTAAAGTGTTTGGAGCCCGTTCTCGTGCTCCACGATGATGTAGTGCCCGTATCCGCCCGCATTGTACCTCGACATGATGACTCTGCCCGGCAGTGCAGCAACGACAGGTTCGTTCTTGATTACGTTCACGTCGACACCCCTGTGCAGGCGGTGGTCGCGGATTCCGTAGGGGGAGCCGACTAGAGCCTCGTGCGTGATAGGCACGAGCATCTTGGAAAGGTCCAGGTAAATGTCTATGGGTTTCTTTTTTTGTTCGACCTTGGGTGCGGCTGGACGCTTTTCTCCGACGACTTCGTACTTGACTCCCTTCTTTTCCATGAGGATGGCCTTGGTGAAGGCCTTGGGGTCATTCGCGTCGATCAGGACCTTGTCCGAACCCTTGCTGCTTTTTTTGCCTTTGCTCTTTGCCGGTTTGGATTTTTTTGCGGGCTTCTTCTTTGCTGCGTTCTTGCCCTTTTCTTGGACTGAACTCTTTTCGTCCTTCTTTGCTCCGGTAGTTGCCGCTGCTTCGGCGGGCGTGGCTATGCACGCTAGCGAAAGCACTATGGGGGCGAGAATGCTGCCCAGGGCTACTTTCCGGAAAAACTGCACGGTAAACTCCTGCGGGCTACCTGAGGAATGCGAAGAACACCGCGGCGACAATCAGTACGAAGGCGACGATGTGGTTCCACTGGAGCGCTTCGTTGTTGAATACCGTGGTCGCGATGACCGTGAATACGGTGATGGAGATGGCTTCCTGGATGACCTTGAGCTGCATGAGGCTGAACGGCCCGCCATTGATGCGGCTGCCGATGGTGTTGGCCGGGATCATGAAGAAGTACTCAATGAGTGCCACGCCCCACGACGCGAGAATCACGAGGATGAGCGGCCAGTCGGTGCTGATGTGCATTTCCTTCAGCTTGAGGTTGCCGTACCAGGCGGCGGTCATGAACACGTTGCTGATGATGAGGAGGAGGATGGTAAAAATTCCGGCTTTCATAAGTTTAGGGTTTAGGGGCTAGGATTTAGAATCTAGTGGTTAAACTGTGTCATGCCCGCCTTGACGGGCATCTCCTTTTGTTTCTCGAGCCTCGGGCCTGGAGCCTCTCTCGTCTTTCGTCTGTAGGCCCGTAGGGCCGTTCTCTCGTCTGAGTCGGTACGGCTTTCCCGTGCTCATCTGGTAGGCGAGGCGGGCGCGGACTTGTTCCAAATATTGGATGTACTTTTCGCTCTGGTAATCGCGGTAGGTCCAGTCGAAGGCGTGGAAGTGCCCGTCCTGGAAGTAAAGCGTCGGCTCCACGAAGATCCCGCGCTGCATGTACACGCGCTGGCGCTGGTCCTTGGTGGTGGCGAGGAAAAACTGCCCGAGTGTCATGTAGCCCGGGTCGAGGTTCACGGGCCGCAACCCCGGAGTGCCGTTCTTTTCGGCGATTTCGAGCTCGATATCGTTTGTCCAGAGCTTGATGTCTACGATGGTTTCGCGTTCCACCAGGTTCTCGTAGCTGAAGAACGCGCGGACGGGGGCGCTGCCGATTTCGTCAACGTAGTAGTTGGTGAACGTAAAGGGGAATGGGGCTAGGTTCAGGTCTTCGGGGCCGAACTTTTCGCACAAAGTCTCCCGTACCGATTCGACCGCTTGCGAATCTTTTGCGAGGATGCCCACGATAATCTTGACCTTGGCCGGTGTCCTGAGTTCGCCCATGCCAAGTAATTTAGTAATTTTACGCCATGAGCATTTTCAACCGAAGTTTTCTTTTGGTGATAAGATCCCTGAGCCTGCCGAAGGGATCCTCTCTCATCTCTCGTCTCCTGCCTCTCGTCTTCCTTCTCTCGTCTCTCGTATTTGCCGAAACCCCGCGCGTTGTGCCGACCATTGTGGATTCCGTTTCGCACGAGACGTCCCATTTTACGCAAGGCCTTTTCTTTGACGGTTCCGATTTGATCGAAAGTACGGGCCAGTATGGCGGCTCGGGACTTTACCGCCGCACGCTCGAAGGGAAAATCCTCGATTCCGCACGCCTTGTTGAACGCTATTTCGGCGAGGGTTCCGTGGCCGTGGGGGAGGACATCTTCTACCTCACTTGGAAATCGAAAAAAGCGTTTATCTACAATCGCAAGCCGTTCAAGGCGAAGGGCGAGTTCCGCATCCCGACAGAAGGATGGGGGCTTACGTATTGGCACGACGCCCTGCTCATGAGTAACGGTTCGGATGAACTTTTGAAAATCGCCCTGGGAGCATTCAACGTCATCGGAACAATCCATGTGACCGATGAAGGTAGGCCTGTGCCTATGCTCAACGAATTGGAAGTGGTCGGGAACACGCTTTACGCCAACATCTGGCAGACGGCGCTAATCGCCGTCATCGAACTCCCCAGCGGCAAGGTTGTCAAGTACCTGGATTTCTCCGCCAAGGCCAAGGACGTGAAAAAACGCTATCCCTCCGCCGACGTGCTGAACGGAATCGCCTACGACGGCAAGAACCTGTGGGTCACAGGGAAAAACTGGCCGCAGATCTACAAGATCAAGTTTTAGAAAATTTTAAAGACAAAATTGGCTGTAAGCAACCTCCCCACAATGTCATTGCGAGGGACGAACAGTCCCGAAGCAATCTATTCAGGTTGACGATGCGTTGAAGAAAGTGTAGATTTCCCAAATGAATGTCACCAAGGGGGTATCATGAGTCGTTTTTGTTTAGGTCTTGCTTTGTGGGCCTTGTTGCTTGCGCTTTCGGCTTGCGGTGGCGACAGCAAGGGAACCGACCCCAAGGATGCTGAACCTGGCGAGAATGTCGATACAGTAGTTTCCACTTTTGACGACTTGCCATCTTGCACGAGGGATCACGAAGGCGCTACCGCTTATGTGGAAGATGAGAAGAAGGCCTATGTCTGCGAAAGCAAGCGCTGGACGGTCAATGATTCCTTGACGGAATCGATTCAGAACAAGGACTCCGACTCTGCCAAGGATGCTGAATCTGGCGAGAATGTCGATACAGTAGTTCCCTCTTTTGACGACTTGCCTGCTTGCACAGGGGATCGCAACGGCAAGACTGCCTATGTGGAAGACGAGGATTCTGCCTATGTCTGTAAGAAGGGGCTCTGGGTCGTTGACGATTCGTTGACTAAGGCGATTCAGCCGGACTCGGAGAAAAAGTCCTCGTCAAGCGCAAAAGCGAAGTCTAGTTCTAATAAGGCAAGTGACTCTAGCAGCAGCGACAAATCACGGTCAAGTTCTAGCGCGGTAAAAACGTCCAGCAGCAGTAAAGATGGCAAGTCTAGTAGTTCAGATGAAAAAAACAGCTCATCGAGTTCTGTGGCTTTGCCTTGTAAAACCGAGACTGAGGACAACTGCGAATATGGCACCCTGACGGACGACAGGGACGGACAGACTTACAAGACGGTGAAAATCGGTGAACAGTGGTGGATGGCGGAAAATTTGAACTATAGATATATTCAGCAGACATATAATGGAGGCGAAGGAGACTCTTCTAGCTATTGTTATGATAATGACCCCGCTAATTGCGAGAAATATGGCCGCTTGTACCTGTGGAGCGCGGCAATGGATAGCGCTGGTATTATATCTGATAACACGGCTAATGGTTGCGGTTATGGGGAAATCTGCAACCTCGACAACGTCAAGGTTCGTGGTGTATGCCCTGAAGGCTGGCACCTGCCCGATACCACGGAATGGAACGCCCTGTTCAATGCGGTAGGGGGGGGAGAAACGGCAGGAGTAATGCTAAAGTCCACGGAAGGCTGGTATTCCAAAGGCAATGGCTCGGACGCCTATTCCTTCTCGGCGTTGCCTGCTGGCTACAGGGACTACGATGGGAATTACGACTACGAGGGCCCCAACGCGGACTTTTGGAGTTCTACGGAGTACGGTAGCAGCCTCGCGTACTTCATGTTCTTGTACTACTGCGACGACAATGCGTACCTGTACGGCCTCAATAAGGGCCACGGGTTCTCTGTTCGTTGCCTTAAGGACTAGCAAGCCGAGGGTCACGACCAAACTTGTTTGGACATGACCAAGCCGAAAGTCCTGCGCTACGAAGTAGCGCCAGGACTAGGTTGCTAACCGCCAAGCCCCCCTCAAAAAATTCGTCACTCATCGTCAATAACGCGCAAATCGGGCGGCCTTAAAGGTTGCTCTTTTCTGTATAAACAGAAAACCACCTGTGAAACTTTTTTTTGCCCGCCGAAAACATCTTTTTACTACAAATTCCCGGAAAAATTTCCCCGCAAAAACGTCTATACATGCAGACGGGGGACTGTCCCCTGTCCGCCAACGGGGGCGTACCCGCAAAAGGGAACATTATGACTAGAGAAGAATTTGCCAAATTTCTCAAGGATCTCAAGACGGCCAAGGAGAACAACCAGGACATCGACGCTATCGTCAAGGCGCGCGAGAACGAAAATGTCTACGTCTACAACGACGCATGTTTCAAGAGGATTTTCGCTGACGAAAGGAACATCGCCCTCACGAAGGATCTTGTGAACGCCTGCCTGAACCTCGTGGGTTCAGATCGCATCGCCAACGTGAAACTGACGAACCCCTACATCCCCGGCGAGCTGGGATACAAGTCGGGCGAACCCGACCTGGTGCTTGTTAACGAGCGAAACGACGGCGAGCCCTGCGACCGGATTTCCCTGGAAGTGCAACACGAGGGAAGCGATTTTTACAACGACAGGCTTGTCTTCTACGTGGCGCGCCACACCGGCAACATGGTGGCGAGCGGCGAGATTCCGAAACTCAAGAATCTCCAGCTTGTCAGTTTCCAGTTCTTCGACGCGTTCCCGTGGAGCATGTCGCACAATTACCGCCATACGGTGCAGCTGCGGAACCAGGAGCATCTGCTTTTCTTCGAGAAGCAGACCATCACCATCATCGAGGTGAAAAAGTTCTTTGAGCAGACAAGCGCATTCGCCGAAGACCGCAGCCGCCTTGCCCAGTGGCTCCGCGCCATCGACACGCTGAACCGGGAGGCCGATTTCAGCGAATTCGAGGGCGACCCTATCTTCAAGGACTTGCGCGACGCCGTCAAATTATATAACTTTAGTTCGGGATATCTCCTGAAGGAGGGTATGAAGGTGATGGATGTCGTTTACGCCGAATACATCGGCGAAGAGAGAAAGGCCAAGGCGATAGCGAGGAAACTGCTCGCCATGGGGGATTCCGTTGAAAAAATTTGCGCAGCAACGGGCCTTTACAAGAAACAGGTCCTCAAATTGCAGAATGAAGATACGGAAGAGTCCTAAAAGCAACGTATAACAAACGGCCCTGCATTGGTGAAATACAGGGCTTATTGTTTTAAATTTATGAAGATGGCGAAAAGATTCCTTTTATTTCTGTTCACATTCGTTTTCCTAATCGGATGTGGTGATGATAAATCGTCAGGGAACAATCCGGTTGTCCCTGACGAACCTTCGTCATCGATAATAGCGGAACCGGAGTCTTCCAGCAGCAAGGATCAGTCCTCCTCTATAAAGGAATCCTCTAGCAGCAAAGCGAAGTCTAGCACTTCTAAGGACAATAAGCTTGCCGAAACGTCTTCGAGCGGCAAAGCAAAATCCTCCTCCAGTTTGGCCCGATCTTCAAGCAGCTTGAAAGGCTCCTCGTCAAGTGAGGTGGTCTCTTCGAGTAGCGGCGAAGAGAAGGAATCGTCCAGCAGCAGTGTAAAAACATCCAGTAGCAGTCAAAAATCCTCGTCGAGTTCTGCGAAATCATCCAGCAGCAAACCGAAATCATCGAGCAGTAGCGCGAAGTCTTCGTCGAGTTCTGCGAAGTCGTCCAGCAGCACGGTTGTCATCCCTTCAAAACTCTACGATTGCGAAGAGTACAAGTGCGTCACGACCAAGTATCTCAACCCCGAGATAGAATACGGCGAGTATCTGGATGTACGTGACTCGCAAGTGTACAGGACCGTGCAAATCGGCGAACAGGTATGGATGGCCCAGAACTTGAACTACAAATCGGATACTTTGAGTTCGTGTTTTGATTTGAAAGATTCAAATTGTACACAATGGGGACGCCTATATACCTGGGAAAAAGCCTTGACTGTCTGCCCGGACGGATGGCATTTGCCTGATACGTCCGAATACCGTATTTTGGTTGATTATGCAAATGAACATAGAGGTGACATTAAACTTGGAGAAAGCCTTGAAAGTTTGGAAACGGGGAAATATGACATATTTGGTTTCAGTATACTCCTTGGTTCGGGTTATCGTAAAGGTACTCGTTATTTTACCCAAGGTGGAAAAACCGATGGAGATGCTTTTTTTTGGACAGCGTCAGAAACGGATGGAAAAGAAGCGACTCTTCCGCCCGAAGAATATGCTATATCACGTATCTTGAAAAATGATGCAAGGTATGGCAATGTCCTTGGAATAATGGCTTTTGAAAAAAAAGATGGTTTATCCGTAAGATGCCTTAAAGACTAACTATGGTGAAAACCCTTAGATTCATTTGAAAAATTTCCTATTTGCTCGGACAAAAAACGCCGTAAAAACATCTATAAGTACAGACGGGTTTTCTCTCGTTTGCGCACCGGCGCGTCCCGGAATGGGAAAAGCATATGATTCGAGAAGAATTTGCCGAATTTCTCAAGGAACTCAGAAAAATAAACGACAATGGTGGCGATGTCGACGCATTCGTCAAGGAGTATGAAAATAAAAATGTCTATGTCTA
This window contains:
- the thiS gene encoding sulfur carrier protein ThiS, with amino-acid sequence MLTINGQSVDAAGKTVAEYLAEAGYNTVRIAVERNEEIVPKAKYAETVLADGDVVEVVNFVGGG
- a CDS encoding acyl-CoA carboxylase subunit beta; translation: MWNEKHMTKLEGLLAQAQAAGGAARVDKQHQSGKFTARERMEMLFDAGTFVEIGALRKSSNRVLKESKVILGDGVVTGYGKVNGRLVFASSQDFTVGGGALGQCHAEKICRVLDMAVEAGAPFVALNDSGGARIDEGVFSLAGYSAIMARNVWASGVIPQIAVIMGPCAGGACYSPALSDFIFMTKQTSQMFLTGPAVVKQVMGENITAAELGGAPVHTSKSGVAHFMYDDDKSCLEGVRKLLSYLPQSNRKGTAECNCKLAEAAKNDEAGFFKKLFSKSESNDVAASFDNSATIQDIVPDNYKQAYDVKSVIAAFADVDSFFEVQSDWGKNVVIGFARLDGEVVGIVANQPKVLAGSLDVDGSDKAGRFVRFCDAFNIPLLALVDVPGYMPGSKQEYSGIIRHGAKLLYAFAEATVPKVTLILRKAFGGAYIAMNSKDVGADYVFALPIAQVAVMGAEGAVEIINKKEIAAAPDPVAARAQCIAKYEEELMNPYVAASMGVVDEVVRPADVRKRLVTAFDALKTKEQKRHWKKHANIPL
- a CDS encoding DUF4416 family protein produces the protein MGELRTPAKVKIIVGILAKDSQAVESVRETLCEKFGPEDLNLAPFPFTFTNYYVDEIGSAPVRAFFSYENLVERETIVDIKLWTNDIELEIAEKNGTPGLRPVNLDPGYMTLGQFFLATTKDQRQRVYMQRGIFVEPTLYFQDGHFHAFDWTYRDYQSEKYIQYLEQVRARLAYQMSTGKPYRLRRENGPTGLQTKDERGSRPEARETKGDARQGGHDTV
- a CDS encoding M23 family metallopeptidase codes for the protein MQFFRKVALGSILAPIVLSLACIATPAEAAATTGAKKDEKSSVQEKGKNAAKKKPAKKSKPAKSKGKKSSKGSDKVLIDANDPKAFTKAILMEKKGVKYEVVGEKRPAAPKVEQKKKPIDIYLDLSKMLVPITHEALVGSPYGIRDHRLHRGVDVNVIKNEPVVAALPGRVIMSRYNAGGYGHYIIVEHENGLQTLYGHLSERLQKVDDYVYPGDIVGLAGSTGKSSSAHLHFEIRYGEVNIDPATVIDFPHWSLKKGVEKFSIKKATIAHRNIQNKLKKYNYYVVKKGDTLGDIANWFNISVESLCRINNLNKDAPLRIGLKLHGSKN
- a CDS encoding DMT family protein; translated protein: MKAGIFTILLLIISNVFMTAAWYGNLKLKEMHISTDWPLILVILASWGVALIEYFFMIPANTIGSRINGGPFSLMQLKVIQEAISITVFTVIATTVFNNEALQWNHIVAFVLIVAAVFFAFLR
- the thiH gene encoding 2-iminoacetate synthase ThiH — encoded protein: MNSERKDNNYLFDSGNLSEGALAKKHRIETDPSARTNIMDYLPGMEVIQSDIADKVLSESENYDYSKYTGKDVKRALEHERCTLEDFKALLSPAAAPYLEQMAAKAKIETSKHFGNNVYFFTPLYIANYCENYCVYCGFNCYNHIKRMQLTMEQIEHEMKIIADSGMEEILILTGESRAKSSVEYIGEACKLARKYFRMVGVEVYPVNVDEYRYLHECGVDYVTVFQETYDKVRFEKLHLLGHKRVFPYRFDSQERALMAGMRGVAFSALLGLSDFRRDALASALHVYYLQKKYPHAEMSLSCPRLRPIINNDKIDPLDVHEKELCQVLCAYRIFLPFVGITVSSRESKEFRNGIVKIAATKVSAGVSTGIGDHESKYSGHDDGEGGDEQFEINDSRSFNDMYGDISGEGLQPVLNDYLYV
- the thiF gene encoding thiamine biosynthesis protein ThiF; translated protein: METRVPTREEMFAALEKRQGADAVRKLQATIVAVCGLGGLGSNIAISLARAGVGKLILVDFDCVDVTNLHRQQYKACQVGLPKPEALLANLKEIAPYTEYETHFEKVTAENVATLLANADVVCEAFDNAEAKAMLVNAVLETMPDKFLVAASGMAGFDGGNTIRTRKITDKFYLCGDGVSDVADGIGLVAPRVMLCAAHQALTAVRLILGMD
- the thiE gene encoding thiamine phosphate synthase, giving the protein MRKNLDMTLYFITDSTCVPEERFLPVVEAACKGGATIIQLREKDKSTREYMRLATATHEITARYGIPLIIDDRVDVALAIGAEGVHVGQSDMPAHLARKLMGDDKIVGVTAKTVPQALEAYEQGADYLGCGAIYPTTTHVNTVITPVETLKDVVKAVPIPVNAIGGLNKDNIFVLKGSGIAGICVVSAIMKVADPETATRELKQAFREL
- a CDS encoding thiazole synthase, translating into MDDKLVIGGHEFTSRFILGSGKYSLKLIEAAVRDAGAQIVTLAVRRANTKDHENILDYIPKGVTLLPNTSGARTADEAVRIARLSRELGCGDFVKIEIMRDTKYLLPDNYETIKATETLAKEGFVVMPYMYPDLNVARDLANAGAAAVMPLAAPIGSNKGLSTREFIQILIDEIDLPIIVDAGIGKPSEACAAMEMGAAAIMANTALATAGDLPMMAQSFKLAIEAGRKAYLAGLGRVLTRGASASDPLTGFLRD